Proteins encoded within one genomic window of Calditrichota bacterium:
- the fxsA gene encoding membrane protein FxsA, with translation MFTKLFLLFITIPFVELILLIKVGEIIGLVPTLAIVISTGLLGASLARSQGFSVLNRIQQSLQQGQLPADPLFDGVFVLAGGLLLLTPGFLTDITGFLCLIPGTREIFKRWVRAYFQNKIRFQDPFNTYPPDDF, from the coding sequence ATGTTCACGAAATTATTTTTACTGTTTATAACGATTCCCTTTGTTGAGCTGATTCTTTTGATTAAAGTCGGCGAAATCATCGGCCTGGTTCCCACACTGGCCATTGTCATTTCAACCGGACTACTGGGCGCCTCCCTGGCCCGCAGTCAGGGATTTTCCGTCCTGAACCGCATCCAGCAAAGCCTCCAACAGGGTCAGTTACCAGCCGATCCCCTCTTTGACGGGGTCTTTGTTCTGGCGGGCGGCCTTTTGCTTTTGACTCCCGGTTTTTTAACCGATATTACCGGCTTTCTTTGTTTGATCCCCGGAACCCGGGAGATTTTTAAACGGTGGGTGCGGGCTTATTTTCAAAATAAGATTCGCTTCCAGGATCCATTTAACACCTACCCACCGGATGATTTTTAG